A window from Mangifera indica cultivar Alphonso chromosome 2, CATAS_Mindica_2.1, whole genome shotgun sequence encodes these proteins:
- the LOC123206203 gene encoding thioredoxin F-type, chloroplastic-like, which yields MSLLHLQFSSSSSAVRSPLSLPSKCHTTASSTQSSFHSSSASSKSSKSSSLAVASSSMKHQVNDGSRFRVRSSLDTVEHTVGQVTEVNKDTFWPIVNAAGDKTVVLDMYTQWCGPCKIMAPKFQELSEKYSDVVFLKLDCNQENRPLAKELGIRVVPTFKILKDKTVVKEVTGAKFDDLVFAIETVRSS from the exons ATGTCTCTCCTCCACCTCCAATTCTCCTCTTCCTCCTCCGCCGTTCGATCACCGCTTTCTCTTCCGTCGAAATGCCACACCACCGCCAGCTCCACCCAGTCTTCCTTTCACTCCTCCTCCGCCTCCTCAAAGAGCTCCAAAAGCTCCTCGTTGGCGGTAGCCTCCTCGTCGATGAAACATCAGGTCAACGATGGTTCGAGATTTAGAGTCAGGTCGAGCTTAGATACTGTGGAACACACTGTGGGCCAGGTTACCGAGGTTAACAAAGACACCTTCTGGCCCATCGTTAATGCCGCCGGCGACAAGACGGTTGTTCTCGATATGTACACCCAGTG GTGTGGTCCATGCAAAATCATGGCtccaaaatttcaagaattgtCTGAAAAATACTCTGATGTTGTCTTTCTAAAGCTTGACTGCAACCAGGAGAACAGG CCATTGGCGAAAGAGCTTGGAATAAGGGTGGTTCCAACCTTCAAGATTCTGAAAGACAAGACGGTCGTAAAGGAGGTAACTGGTGCCaaatttgatgatttagtttttgccattgaaaCTGTTAGATCaagctga